GCCAGAGTGTCCGCATCGCCGCCACCGTTGACGGCATGCGCCAGAGGTTATCGGTTGACCGGCCCGGTGGGGGCCGCGACCCGACAGACGGCCGGAATTGGCCGGAAGGTTCCGGCGCGCCGACCGTGATCGGCGGGCGGCTGCCCCTACCTTGGTCTCGCCTGACCCGACGGCCCTCCAAAGCTGTCGGCTCAGTCACATCGGGAACAACTTCGCGTGCGGGAGCGTACAACTCCCACACGGGCGCGCTAAAGTACCGCGCTCGTTGAGAGTGAAACGTCGCGTACGCAGACGGACCAGACACGAATTGGGAGTGTGACAATCGATGGCCACCGACTACGACGCCCCGCGCCGTGACGAGGCCGACCTCGGTGAGGACAGCCTCGAAGAGCTGAAGGCTCGGCGTGTCGACAACCAGTCGGGCAGCGTGGACGTGGACGAGGTCGACCTGGCCGAGGCGTTCGAGCTGCCGGGTGGCGACCTCGCCGACGAGGAGCTGACGGTCAAGGTCGTGCCGATGCAGGCCGACGAGTTCCGCTGCTCGCGGTGCTTCCTGGTGCACCACCGCAGCCAGCTGGCCGGTGAGCGCAACGGCGAGCCGATCTGCCGCGAGTGCGCCTGATCAGGGCGTGCCGCGGACAGGCTGCGGACGGCGCATCGCCGCGCCGGCGGACTCCCGAACCGCTTGACGTGATGCGGTGAGATGGCGCAGATATCAGGGAACACGGATTCCGACGGGCACGCCGCGCCGACGCGGCGTGCCGCGCGGGAGCCGGGTCCCCCGATGACCCAGACGCCCGTCGCGGTCATCCACGCCACCTCAGCCGACGGGAGTCAGCCATGACCACCAGCCCCTCACCGGTGCCCGACGACGAGACGCCGGGCACCGCCGGCAGGCCGGATGAGCTGGCCGCGGCGGTGGCGGGGCTCGCCGACGCCGACCTGGACAAGGCAGGCCGCCGCAGGCTGCTCGGCCGGATGCTGGTGGGGCTGCGCGAGCGCGGGGTCAAGGAGGTCTTCCTGCCCCGCAAGGCGATCGGCTGGATCACCGAGGCGGTGGCCGACCTCGCCCCGCACGTGCCCGTGCGCAATCTGGAGACGCTGCGCCTGCACTACCCGGGCCTGGACGACGAGGCGCTGGCCGAGCGGCTCATCCGCAACGCCGCCCGCGCCGCGGCCGGGGTGGGCGCGGTGGGCGGCGGCATCGCCTCGGTGGAGTGGATGGCCCCGCCGACGCTGCTGTCGACCCCGGTGGTGCTGGCCACCGAGACGGTCGCCGTGGTGGGCATCGAGCTCAAGCTCGTCGGCGAGCTGCACGAGGTGTACGGCAACCCGGTGCTCGGCACGCCCGCGCAGAAGGCGGTCAGCCTGATGCAGGCCTGGGCCGGCCACCGCGGCATCAGCCCGATGCTGCCCGGCGCCGCGGCCGCCACCGTGCTCGGCACGGCCACCCGCAAGCAGCTGCGCGACATGATCGTCAAGCGCTTCGGGCGCAGCCTGACCACGCTGGGCCCGCTGCTGACCGGCGCGGCCGTGGCCAGCTACCTCAACCGCAAGGCGACCCGGCGGCTCGGCGACGACCTGCGCCGGGACCTGAAGCTGCGGCGGGGCGGCAACCCGCCCGCGCTGCCGCCGTCAGCCTGAGGGCCGCAGCGCCCGCGCCAGCTCCTCCGGGCGGCGCGAACTGATCACCCAGTACGGCGTGACGTCGTCGGGGTCGTCCAGCACCACCTGCACGGCCCCGCCGACCCACGGCCGCTGGATCACGAACGCCATCGGGTCGGCGCTCGGCCCGAGCAGCTCGCGCTTGGTCTCCGCGTCCAGCGGGACGACCTGCGCCACGTGCCGCAGCGGCAGCACGGCGTCGTCCACCCGCAGCTGCTCGCCGTCCACCGTGATCCGGATCCGGCCCAGCCACCACAGGCCGTAGGCCGCCAGGGGCAGCACGACCACGTACGCCACCCAGCCGCGGGGACCCGCCGCACCCAGCCCGACCTGCGCCGCGAGCACGGCGGCGGCCAGCAGGCCGGGCACCCACAGCCACCACGGGGTCGACAGGCGCTCCGTGTGCCGGGGCACAGGCCGTGCCGCACCGACCCCTGTCGGCGTTGTGCCTGAGGACGCCATACCGCTGCCTGGGTGTGTCACAGCATCGAGGGTAGGACCCGCCGGGTCCGCCGGACGCGGCAGGATAGTGGCAAGGAGACGCAGCTCCCGTCATGAGCGCGCGTCACAGCACTCCCCCCGGAGGTTTGACCGTTGTATCCCCCTGCGACCCCGCCCGTCGTGGTGCCGATCCGCCGGCTCGACCCCGACCTGCCGCTGCCGTCGTACGCCCATCCGGGCGACGCCGGCGCGGACCTGTACGCGGCCGAGGACGCCGCGATCGCGCCCGGTGAGCGCCGGCTGATCCGCACCGGCGTGGCGATCGCCCTGCCGGACGGATTCGTCGGACTCGTCCACCCTCGGTCGGGTCTGGCGGCGAAAATGGGGGTGACTGTGCTGAACGCTCCCGGCACCGTGGACGCGGGCTACCGGGGCGAGATCCTGGTGCAGCTGATCAACCACGACCGGTCTGCCACCGCGAAGATCTCGCGCGGGGACCGCATCGCGCAACTTGTCGTGCAGCGGGTGGAGCGGGCACACTTCCACGACGTCGCCGAACTGCCGGACTCCGCGCGGGGCACCGGCGGTCACGGCTCGACGGGGAACTGAGGAGGAACAGTGATCTTCTCGCGAAAGCGTGCCGCCACCGGGCGTCACGCCAAGGCGGAGGAGCCGCGCTTCGAGGACGCCCGCGCCGCGCGGCGTGCCGCGCTGCTGGGTGAGGACCACGAGCCCGAGGAGCGGCCGCAGACGCCCGCTGCGGGCGCGAACGGGTCCGCCCGTCCCCTCGGCTCGATCTTCGGCGACGACGGCCCGTACGACTTCGAGGAGGCGCCCGACGCGCCCCGCCTGGATCTGGGCAGCCTGCTGCTGCCCGCCGTCGAGGGCGTGGAGATCCGGGTGCAGGCCGGCGAGCAGGGCACGATCCAGCAGATCGCGCTCGTGCACGGCCACAACGCGCTCCAGCTCGGCGCCTTCGCCGCGCCGCGCTCCGAGGGCATCTGGGACGAGGTGCGCGAGGAGATCCGCAAGTCGCTGTTCGCCGACGGCGTGGGGGCCCAGGAGGTCCCCGGCCGCTGGGGCACCGAGCTGCGGGCCCGGCTGCGCACCCCCGAGGGCTTCAACGACCTGCGCTTCATCGGCGTCGACGGCCCGCGCTGGATGGTGCGTGCCGTGTTCCAGGGTCCCGCCGCGGTCGACCTGACCGAGGCCGGCCCGCTGGAGCAGATCCTGACCGGCCTGGCCGTACGCCGCGACGAGAGCGCCCGCCCGGTGCGGGAGGCGCTGCCGCTGCGCCTGCCGCCGGACATGGCGCAGCGCGCCGCGGCCGAGCGGGCCGCGGTCGAGGCGGCGGCCCAGGAGCCCGCCGAGCAGCCGTCCGCGCCGCAGGCCCACGGCGGCGAGCAGTACGGCCAGAACCAGCTGGTGCCCGGCCGGGTGCCGCCGACGCCCGCGCCGACGCCGTTCGGCACGATGGCGCCCACCGGGGCCGCCGGCTCCGGCGTGCCCGCCTCGGGTGACGCGCCGCGCCGCAAGCCCTCCCCGCGCCCGCGCCGGGACTGACCTGCCCGGGAACCCGCTCCCGACCGGGGTGCCGTCCCGTGGGGCGGACCGCCGGGAGGCGCACCAGGTTCCTGCCCCCGGGGTGCCCCGCTGCGGGGCGCCCCGAAGTAGGCTGGCAGTTACGCGCCGACCGGGGACCTCGCCCCGGCGGGGAAGGATGAGAGCCAGGTCATGTCGACCGACCAAGCGCGACCACGGGCCAAGGGGCTGCGTGGGATGCTCCACCGGCTCACCGCCAGCGATCAGGAGCTGGAGTCCGAGGAGCTGCGCCGTGACACCGAGCTCGCCGGCTGTGTCTGCGCCGACACCGTGCACCGTGGGGAACTCGTCAACGTCAGCGGCCGGCTCCGCACGGTGGTCTACACCCCGCGCACGAACCTGCCCACGCTGGAAGCCGACCTCTACGACGGCACGGATCTGATCACGCTGGTCTTCCTGGGGCGGCGGCACATCAACGGCATCGAGCCCGGACGGGGTCTGTCCGTCCGGGGCCGCGTCGCCGTGCGCGACGGCCGCAAGGTCATCTACAACCCGTACTACGAGCTGGAAGCGGCCGCGTGACGAGCGGGCCGACGATCGGCGTGCGTTCGGCGTGCGCCGCTGACAAGCACCGCGAGGAGCAGGCATGACCGAGCGCACCGAGCGCGGCATGGACACGACGGAGGAAGAGGAGCTTCCTCCGTTCGCCGAGCAGATGGCACAGCAGCTGGGCGGCCTGCGCGGCATGACCGAGGCCGCGATCCCGGTGATCGTGTTCGTGCTCACCAACCTGCTGCTGGGCCTGCGGTTCCCGGCCGAGGAGTCCCGCATCGCGCTGCAGTGGGCGATCATCGCGTCCGCGACCGTGGCGGTGGGGGTCGCGATCATGCGGCTGGCCCAGCGCAAGCCGGTCCGGTTCGCGATCAACGGCCTGTTCGGCATCGCGCTGGGCGCCTGGATGGCCTGGGACTCCGGCAAGGAGGTCGACTTCTACCTGCCCGGCATCTGGATCATCATCGGCCAGATCGTGGTGCTGGTCGGCTCGATCCTCATCGGGCACCCGGCCGTGGGCTGGTTCTGGTCCGTGGTGGCCAACGGCGGGCGCAACGACTGGCGCGACAACGCCCGGTTGGTCCGGGTGTTCACGCAGCTCACGGCGCTGTGGGCGGCGGTGTTCGCGGTCAAGGTGGTGGTCCAGGGCAGTCTGTGGATGGCCGAGCAGGGCACCGCGCTGGGCATCGCCCGCATCGTGATGGGCACGCCGCTGTTCGCCCTGCTGCTGGTGATCACGTTCGGGGTGGTCCGCCGCGTCCGCCGCGACCAGGAGGCCAGCCCCGCCTGACCGGGCGGCGGGTCAGCGGCGGCGGGAGCGGGTCTTCTCGACGCTGTCGGCGCCCAGGATGACCGAGCGCACCTGCTCCTCGACCTCGACGGTGCAGACGAACACCAGCTCGTCGCCGGACTCGACCGGGTCGTCGGGGGTCGGCGTGAGCACCCGGCGGCCGCGCACGATGGCGACCAGCGCGCTGTCGGGCGGCAGCGGGATGTTGCGGATCGGCTGGCCGACGTGCGGCGCGTCCTCGGGCAGGGTGATCTCGACCAGGTTGGCCTCGCCCTGCCGGAACGTCATCAGCCGGACCAGGTCGCCGACGGTGACCGCCTCCTCGACCAGGGCGGCCATCAGGCGCGGCTTGGACACGGAGACGTCCACGCCCCACTGCTCGGTGAACAGCCACTCGTTCTCGGCGCGGTTGACCCGGGCGACCACCCGCGGCACCGCGAACTCCGTCTTGGCCAGCAGCGACACCACCAGGTTGACCTTGTCGTCGCCGGTGGCGGCGACCACCACGTCGCACGCGGCGAGGTTGATCTCCTGGAGGCTGGACAGCTCGCAGGCGTCGGCGAGCACCCAGTCGGCGGCGGGCACCCGCTCCGGGCGCAGCATCCGCGGCTGCCGTTCGAGCAGCATGACCTGGTGGCCGTTCTCGATCAGCTCCTGGGCGATGGAGCGCCCGACGTTGCCGGCCCCGGCGATGGCGACGCGCATGAACAGGGTCTCCTTCTCAGACGGCGGCCGGCGGCGCGGCTGCGATCTTGGTGACGGCGTCGGCGATCTCATCGGTGACCAGCATGAAGACCTGGTCGCCGTCCTGCAGCACGGTGGAGGCGGTGGTCAGCGTGCCGATGCCGAAGCGCATGACGAACGCCGCCCGGGTGCCGGTGGCCTCCTCCAGCGTGTGCAGCGGGTGGCCGATCCAGGCCGGGTTGACCGGGGTCTCGATGATGGCGACGGTGCTGGTGGGGTCGCGGTAGAGCTCGGTGTGGCCCTCGGGCACCAGGTGGCGCACGATGCGGTCGGCGGTCCAGCGCACGGTGGCCACGGTGGGGATGCCGAGCCGCTCGTACACCTCGGCGCGGCGCTGGTCGTAGATGCGGGCCACGACACGCTGCACGCCGAACGTCTCCCGGGCCAGCCGGGCCGAGATGATGTTGGAGTTGTCGCCGCTGGACACGGCGGCGAAGGCGTCGGCGCGCTCGATGCCGGCCTGCATGAGGACCTCGCGGTCGAAGCCCATCCCGGTGACCGTGGTGCCCGCGAAGTCGGGGGAGAGCCGCCGGAACGCGTCGGCGTCCTGGTCGATGATCGAGACCGAGTGCCCGCGCGCCTCCAGGCTGTGTGCGAGCGTCGAGCCGACCCGGCCACACCCCATGATCACAACGTGCACGTCACGCCTCCTGACAATGCCGTCGTACCGGCCATCTCAGCCTGCCATGCGCGCGGGCGGCGCGCGACATCAGCCTGCCACGTGCCCCGGGGGCGCGTGGCGGCGGCTCGTACGCCGCGCCGCCACTCGTCCGACCGGGCAGGGGTGGGCCGACCGCTCGTCGTAGGCTCCCACATGTGGCGAGTCCTACCTCCCTGCTGAAGCGGTTGCTGCTCGGCAGGCCGTTCCGTTCCGACCGGCTGCAGCACACCCTGCTGCCCAAGCGCATCGCACTGCCGATCTTCGCCTCGGACGCGCTCTCCAGCGTCGCGTACGCGCCCGGCGAGATCCTGCTGACGCTGTCGATCGCGGGTGCGGCGGCGTACGCGTACTCGCCCTGGGTGGCGCTGGCGGTCGTGGTGGTCATGCTCACCGTGGTGGCCAGCTACCGCCAGAACGTGCACGCCTACCCCTCGGGCGGCGGCGACTACGAGGTCGCCACGGTCAACCTGGGCTCCAAGGCGGGCATCGGCGTGGCCAGCGCCCTGCTGGTCGACTACGTGCTCACGGTGGCGGTGTCCATCTCCTCCGGCGTGGAGAACCTGGGCGCGGCCGTCCCGTTCATCGGCGAGCACAAGGTGTTCTGGGCGGTGGGCCTGATCGCCCTGCTGGCCGCGCTGAACCTGCGCGGCCTGCGCGAGTCGGGCAGCATGTTCGCCGTCCCGACCTACCTGTTCATGTTCGCCATGCTGGGCCTGATCGGCTGGGGCATCGTGCGGATCTTCGTGCTCGGCGAGGACCTGAAGGCGCCCAGCGCGGAGCTGACCATCCTGCCCGAGCACGGGCTGCAGGTCGGCGCCACGTTCGCCTTCGGCTTCCTGCTGGTGCGCGCGTTCTCCTCCGGCTGCGCGGCGCTGACCGGCGTCGAGGCCATCTCCAACGGGGTGCCCGCGTTCAAGCCGCCGAAGTCGAAGAACGCGGCGACCACGTTGCTGCTGCTGGGCGTGCTGTCGATCATCATGATGGTCTCCATCGTGGCGCTGAGCCTGAAGACCGGGCTGCAGTACGTCGAGGACCCGCAGGAGCAGATCGTCGGGGCAGGGCCGGGCTACGTGCAGCCCACCGTCACCGCGCAGCTGGCCGAGACCATCTTCGACCACTTCCCGCCCGGGTTCTACCTCGTCATCGCGGTGACGGCGCTGATCCTGGTGCTGGCGGCGAACACGGCGTTCAACGGCTTCCCGGTGCTCGGCTCGATCCTGGCGCAGGACCGCTACCTGCCGCGGCAGCTGCACACCCGCGGTGACCGGCTGGCCTTCTCCAACGGCATCATCATGCTGGCCGCCTTCGCCGCGGTGCTGGTGGTCGCCTTCCAGGCGGAGACGACCCGGCTGATCCAGCTATACATCGTGGGCGTGTTCGTGTCGTTCACGCTGTCCCAGATCGGCATGCTGCGGCACTGGAACCGGCTGCTGCGCACCGAGCGGGACCAGTCCGCGCGCCGCCGGATGAAGCGGGCCCGCGCCATCAACGGGTTCGGCGCGGTGCTGACCGGGTTCGTGCTGATCCTGGTGCTGCTGACCAAGTTCACCCACGGCGCCTGGATCTCGATCGTGGCGATGGCGGTCATCTACGTGGTCATGGTGGGCATCCGGCGCCACTACGACACGGTGGCCCGCGAGCTGGTGCCGTCGGAGGAGCGGCCGGTGCTGCCGGCCCGCAACCACGCGATCGTGCTGGTCAGCAAGCTGCACCTGCCCACCATGCGGGCACTGGCGTACGCGAAGGCGACGCGGCCGGACACGCTCACCGCGCTCACCGTCAACGTCGACATCGCCGACACCCGGGCCATCCAGGCCGAGTGGGAGCGGCGCGGCATCAGCGTCCCGCTGACGGTGGTCGACTCGCCGTACCGCGAGATCAGCCGCCCCATCATCGACTACGTGAAGTCGCTGCGCCGGGCCTCGCCGCGGGACGTGGTGACGGTCTACATCCCCGAGTACGTGGTCGGCCGCTGGTGGGAGCACCTGCTGCACAACCAGTCCGCGCTGCGGATCAAGGGCCGCCTGCTGTACGAGCCGGGCGTGATGGTGACCAGCGTGCCGTGGCAGCTCGCCTCGACCAGCGCCACCGACCTGGACCGGCTGGACCGGGAGCTGGTGCGCAGCCCCGCCCGCGGCCCGCGCGCCGGGGAGGAGTCGTAGGTGGCCGAGCTGTACGAGGGGGACAAGGTCGAGGTCACCGTCGGCGCGGTCGCGCACGGCGGGCACTGCGTGGCCCGGCACGAGGGCCGCGTGATCTTCGTGCGGCACGCGCTGCCCGGCGAGCGGGTGGTGACGGAGATCACGGAGATTCACAAGGCGTACCTGCGCGGCGACTGCGTCGAGGTGCTGGACGCGTCGCCGGACCGGATCACCCCGCGCTGCCCGTACGCCCACGCCAACGGCTGCGGCGGCTGCGACCTGCAGCACGTCGCGCCCGCGGCGCAGCGGGAGTGGAAGACGGCGGTGGTGCGCGAGCAGCTGACCCGGCTGGGCGGGCTGGACGCGGCGGCGGTGGACGCGCTCGGCGTGACGGTCGAGGCGCTGCCCGGCGGCGACGAGGGCTGGCGCACCCGGGTGCGCTACCGCGCGGACGCGCTCGGCCGCCCCGGGCTGCTCAAGCACCGCTCCAACGAGGTGGTGGCGATCAGCCGGTGCGCCATCGCGCACCCGGAGATCCAGGCGCTGGACGTGCTGGAGCGCCGATGGCCGGATCGTGACGTGATCGACGTGGTCAAGCCGTCCAGCGGGCGGGCCCAGCTGGTGCAGGACCCGCCGCAGGAGATCGAGGAGCGGGCCGCCGGGCACGCGTTCACCATCTCGGCGGGCGGGTTCTGGCAGGTGCACCCGGCCGCCGCCGACGCGCTGACCGGTGCGGTGCGCGAGCTGCTGGCGCCGCGGCCGGGCGAGCACGCCTGGGACCTGTACGGCGGGGCCGGGCTGTTCGCCGCGGCGCTGGCCGACGCGGTCGGGGTGACCGGCGCGGTGACCATGGTCGAGTCCGCGCGCGACGGCGTGGCGGCCGCCCGGGGCAACCTGGCCGGGCTGCCGGTGCGGGTGGTCGAGGCGACCGTGGAGAAGGCCCTGCACCGGGACCGCAGGCCCAAGGAGCGGCTGCCCCGGCCGGACGTGGTGGTGCTGGACCCGCCGCGCACCGGGGCCGGGGCGGCCGTGGTGCGCGCCATCGCGGCGGCCGCTCCGCGCGCTGTGGCGTACGTCGCGTGCGATCCGGCGGCGCTGGCCCGGGACGTGCGCACGTTCCGGGATCAGGGCTGGGAGCTGCGGGCGCTGCGGGCCTTCGACCTGTTCCCGCAGACCCACCACGTGGAGTGCGTGGCCCTGCTGGCGCCCGCGGACGGCGGCCGCTGACCAGCCGTCCGGGTCACCGCCCGGGGTGCGTCACGGGCGGTGCGGGAGTGAAGGTCCGGTGAAGGGGGTGGCGCGGCGGTGATCGGCGATGCGGGCGGCCGATAGACTTCCCCAGCATGGGTAAGCGGAACGTGCGGCACACGCACCCCCGGAGTGCCGTTCGGGACGGCGAGAGCGAGGCGAAGGCATGATCGAGGGCGGGAACCTGCTGAGCACCGTACGAGGGCCGCAGGACCTCAAGACCCTGAGCCCGGAGCAGCTGACCGCGCTGGCGGCGGAGATCCGGGACTTCCTGGTCGCGAAGGTCGCCCGCACCGGCGGCCACCTCGGCCCGAACCTCGGTGTGGTGGAGCTCACGCTCGCCATGCACCGGGTGTTCGACTCCCCGGTCGACCGTTTCGTCTTCGACACCGGCCACCAGGCGTACGTGCACAAGATGGTCACCGGCCGCCTCGACGGCTTCGACGGCCTGCGCCAGCGCGGCGGCCTCACCGGCTACCCGAACCAGGCCGAGAGCGAGCACGACCTGGTCGAGAACTGCCACGCGTCGACCGCGCTCTCCTACGCCGACGGCATCGCCAAGGGCTACGCGCTGCGCGGTGAGAAGCGGCACACCGTCGCGGTCGTGGGCGACGGCGCGCTGACCGGCGGCATGTGCTGGGAGGCGCTGAACAACATCGCCGCCACCGACAACCCGCTGGTGATCATCGTCAACGACAACGGGCGCTCGTACGCGCCCACCATCGGCGGCCTCGCCGACCACCTGGCCACGCTGCGCCTCAACCCGGGCTACGAGAAGGTTCTCGACCTGGTCAAGGACGCGCTGGAGAAGACCCCGCTGGTCGGCAAGCCGCTGTTCGACGCGCTGCACGCGGTCAAGAAGGGCATCAAGGACGCGGTCGCCCCGCAGGCGCTGTTCGAGGATCTCGGCCTGAAGTACATCGGGCCGGTGGACGGGCACGACCAGGAGGCGCTGGAGTCGGCGCTCAACCGTGCCAAGCGCTTCGGCGGCCCGGTCATCGTGCACGCGGTCACCGCGAAGGGCTACGGCTACCAGCCGGCCCTCGACGACGAGGCCGACCGCCTGCACGCCCCGAGCGCGTTCGACCCGGAGACCGGCCGGCTGCTGGCCGCGCCCAGCCTGAAGTGGACCAACGTGTTCGCCGACGAGCTGGTCGCGATCGCGGGCGAGCGGCCGGACGTGGTCGGCATCACCGCGGCCATGCCCGAGTCCACCGGCATCGACAAGCTCGCCGCGGCGTTCCCGGACCGGGCGTACGACGTCGGCATCGCCGAGCAGCACGCCACCACCTCGGCCGCGGGCCTGGCGCTGGCCGGCCTGCACCCGGTGGTCGCGGTCTACGCCACCTTCCTCAACCGCGCCTTCGACCAGGTGCTGCTGGACGTGGCGCTGCACCGGCTGCCGGTGACGTTCGTGCTGGACCGGGCCGGCATCACCGGCCCCGACGGGCCCAGCCACTACGGCATCTGGGACATGTCCGTGTTCGGCGTGGTGCCGGGCCTGCGGGTGGCCGCCCCGCGCGACGCGGAGACGCTGCGCGAGGAGCTGCGCGAGGCGATCGGCATCACTGACGGCCCGACCATCGTGCGCTTCCCGACCGGCTCGGTCCCGGCGGCGCTGCCCGCGCTGCGCCGGGTCGGCGGCCAGGACGGGCTGGGCGGCCTGGACGTGCTGGCCGAGGCGGAGCGCAAGGACGTGCTGCTGGTCTCGGTGGGCGCGTTCGCGCACCTGTCCGTGCAGGTGGCCGCGAAGCTGGCCGAGCGCGGCTTCGGGGTGACCGTGGTCGACCCGCGCTGGGTGCGCCCGGTCCCGGTCGACCTGGTGGCCCTGGCCCGCGAGCACAAGCTGGTGGTGACGCTGGAGGACGGCGTACGCGCCGGCGGCGTCGGCGACGCGGTCTCCAAGCTGCTGCGCGACAACGAGGTGGACGTGCCGCTGCGCGACCTCGGCGTGCCGTTGCAGTGGCTGGACCACGGCACCCGCGCCGAGATCCTGGCTGAGATCGGCCTCACCGCGCCGGAGATCACCGAGCGGGTCACCAAGTGGGCCGCGGCGGTCACCACCCCGGCCCAGGCCCCCCTGGTCAGCTCCGTGCGCAGCTGATCGCTTCCTGCGATCGAAGCTCCCGCCACCCCGGCGGGAGCTTTGATCGTTTCCGGGCCGGGCGCTGACAACCCGGCGGGTGTTCCGGCGCGTCCACCACGCGAAGCCACCGGCCGCGACGGTGCCGCCGCTGTACGGCCCCGCGCGCCGGTATGTCGCGTGAGGTGGTGCGGGCGTGGCACGTCGTGCGCCGGAGGACGCTCCGGAGCTGTTCATCGACCTCGGTGTGCTGCCCGGCGAGGAGCCGGCCGAGGACGGCGGCCCGGCCCTGCCGCACGGGCCGTTCCGCTGGAGCCGCCGGATCGCCGTCGCGCTCGCCGTCGCCGCCGTGCTGGGCGGCGTGACCGCGGCGGTGCCCGACCCCCGTCCCCGGCTGTCCGCGCTGGCCGTGCTGGACGGTAAGGGCACCCAGGTGCAGGTCCTCGACGACGAGCTGGTGGTGGTGCTCGGCCCGGACGGCGCCACGGCGTACGAGACGGCGGGCTGGCGGCAGCGGTGGCAGGTGGCCGCCACGGATCTGGTGCACGCCGCCGCGTTCGGCGACGTCGTGCTGCTGCGCTCGGGCGGCTCCGAGGACGGCGGGTGGCTCGGCTGGCCCGCCGGGCAGACCACGGCGGTGGACCGGGTCACGGGGCAGACGCTCTGGCGCACCCTGCGCTACGTGGAAGCGGTGGGCGACCTGCTGGTCAGCTACACCTACACCGTCGACGGCAACCACCCGGACGTGGAGATCCGCGACCCGCGCCGCTACGACCTGCGCTGGCGTCTGCCCGCCAGCCGGGTGTGGGTGTACGACACCCGCCGCGACGCGGTGTGGCGGCTGACCGCCGACGGTGCGGTCGTCGAGCACGATCTGCGCACCGGCGCGGTACGCCGCACGCTGCGCCCGCGCCTGCCCGACGCGAAGTACGTCAACATCGTGCTCAGCCGCGAGGCGGTGGGCTTCGAAGGCTACGAGGACAACGGCAGGCCGGAGCAGCGCGGCGTGCTCTGGTACGACGCGAAGACCTTCGCGCAGGTCAGCGGCGCGCGCCAGTGGGTCTGGGAGAGCGACTGCGGCGGCGGCCTGTCCTGCGCGTACACGGCCGGGGACGGCCGGGCCTTCCTCATCGACCCGGTCACCGGCGAGCCGGTGCGCAGCCTGCCCGAGGAGGAGTTCGTGCCCAGCCCGACCGGGCTGCTCCTGGTCGGCTCGCCGGACCTGGGCTTCATCACCCGGCGGGTGCTGGCCCGGGTCGAGCCCGCCACCGGG
The Catellatospora sp. IY07-71 DNA segment above includes these coding regions:
- a CDS encoding DUF4193 domain-containing protein, with product MATDYDAPRRDEADLGEDSLEELKARRVDNQSGSVDVDEVDLAEAFELPGGDLADEELTVKVVPMQADEFRCSRCFLVHHRSQLAGERNGEPICRECA
- a CDS encoding DUF3093 domain-containing protein; protein product: MASSGTTPTGVGAARPVPRHTERLSTPWWLWVPGLLAAAVLAAQVGLGAAGPRGWVAYVVVLPLAAYGLWWLGRIRITVDGEQLRVDDAVLPLRHVAQVVPLDAETKRELLGPSADPMAFVIQRPWVGGAVQVVLDDPDDVTPYWVISSRRPEELARALRPSG
- the dut gene encoding dUTP diphosphatase — its product is MYPPATPPVVVPIRRLDPDLPLPSYAHPGDAGADLYAAEDAAIAPGERRLIRTGVAIALPDGFVGLVHPRSGLAAKMGVTVLNAPGTVDAGYRGEILVQLINHDRSATAKISRGDRIAQLVVQRVERAHFHDVAELPDSARGTGGHGSTGN
- a CDS encoding OB-fold nucleic acid binding domain-containing protein; translated protein: MSTDQARPRAKGLRGMLHRLTASDQELESEELRRDTELAGCVCADTVHRGELVNVSGRLRTVVYTPRTNLPTLEADLYDGTDLITLVFLGRRHINGIEPGRGLSVRGRVAVRDGRKVIYNPYYELEAAA
- a CDS encoding DUF3159 domain-containing protein, translating into MTERTERGMDTTEEEELPPFAEQMAQQLGGLRGMTEAAIPVIVFVLTNLLLGLRFPAEESRIALQWAIIASATVAVGVAIMRLAQRKPVRFAINGLFGIALGAWMAWDSGKEVDFYLPGIWIIIGQIVVLVGSILIGHPAVGWFWSVVANGGRNDWRDNARLVRVFTQLTALWAAVFAVKVVVQGSLWMAEQGTALGIARIVMGTPLFALLLVITFGVVRRVRRDQEASPA
- a CDS encoding TrkA family potassium uptake protein, encoding MRVAIAGAGNVGRSIAQELIENGHQVMLLERQPRMLRPERVPAADWVLADACELSSLQEINLAACDVVVAATGDDKVNLVVSLLAKTEFAVPRVVARVNRAENEWLFTEQWGVDVSVSKPRLMAALVEEAVTVGDLVRLMTFRQGEANLVEITLPEDAPHVGQPIRNIPLPPDSALVAIVRGRRVLTPTPDDPVESGDELVFVCTVEVEEQVRSVILGADSVEKTRSRRR
- a CDS encoding TrkA family potassium uptake protein, with the protein product MHVVIMGCGRVGSTLAHSLEARGHSVSIIDQDADAFRRLSPDFAGTTVTGMGFDREVLMQAGIERADAFAAVSSGDNSNIISARLARETFGVQRVVARIYDQRRAEVYERLGIPTVATVRWTADRIVRHLVPEGHTELYRDPTSTVAIIETPVNPAWIGHPLHTLEEATGTRAAFVMRFGIGTLTTASTVLQDGDQVFMLVTDEIADAVTKIAAAPPAAV
- a CDS encoding APC family permease gives rise to the protein MASPTSLLKRLLLGRPFRSDRLQHTLLPKRIALPIFASDALSSVAYAPGEILLTLSIAGAAAYAYSPWVALAVVVVMLTVVASYRQNVHAYPSGGGDYEVATVNLGSKAGIGVASALLVDYVLTVAVSISSGVENLGAAVPFIGEHKVFWAVGLIALLAALNLRGLRESGSMFAVPTYLFMFAMLGLIGWGIVRIFVLGEDLKAPSAELTILPEHGLQVGATFAFGFLLVRAFSSGCAALTGVEAISNGVPAFKPPKSKNAATTLLLLGVLSIIMMVSIVALSLKTGLQYVEDPQEQIVGAGPGYVQPTVTAQLAETIFDHFPPGFYLVIAVTALILVLAANTAFNGFPVLGSILAQDRYLPRQLHTRGDRLAFSNGIIMLAAFAAVLVVAFQAETTRLIQLYIVGVFVSFTLSQIGMLRHWNRLLRTERDQSARRRMKRARAINGFGAVLTGFVLILVLLTKFTHGAWISIVAMAVIYVVMVGIRRHYDTVARELVPSEERPVLPARNHAIVLVSKLHLPTMRALAYAKATRPDTLTALTVNVDIADTRAIQAEWERRGISVPLTVVDSPYREISRPIIDYVKSLRRASPRDVVTVYIPEYVVGRWWEHLLHNQSALRIKGRLLYEPGVMVTSVPWQLASTSATDLDRLDRELVRSPARGPRAGEES
- a CDS encoding class I SAM-dependent RNA methyltransferase, with product MAELYEGDKVEVTVGAVAHGGHCVARHEGRVIFVRHALPGERVVTEITEIHKAYLRGDCVEVLDASPDRITPRCPYAHANGCGGCDLQHVAPAAQREWKTAVVREQLTRLGGLDAAAVDALGVTVEALPGGDEGWRTRVRYRADALGRPGLLKHRSNEVVAISRCAIAHPEIQALDVLERRWPDRDVIDVVKPSSGRAQLVQDPPQEIEERAAGHAFTISAGGFWQVHPAAADALTGAVRELLAPRPGEHAWDLYGGAGLFAAALADAVGVTGAVTMVESARDGVAAARGNLAGLPVRVVEATVEKALHRDRRPKERLPRPDVVVLDPPRTGAGAAVVRAIAAAAPRAVAYVACDPAALARDVRTFRDQGWELRALRAFDLFPQTHHVECVALLAPADGGR